In Drosophila subpulchrella strain 33 F10 #4 breed RU33 chromosome X, RU_Dsub_v1.1 Primary Assembly, whole genome shotgun sequence, the DNA window TTGTATttcgtatttattttttttttgtatcttgcTGGCAATTCATTCATTAAACGAATTGGGCTGGCCATAAATCTTGGCCAGTGGATCGGATTGGGGATGGGGATCGGAAATCGGATTGGATCGCAGCGCGTGGGGCAAGTgtgttgtttgtttgtttgtgttgGTCAACGTCTGGCGCCGCAGGTGGCAATGCAAATCGCTGCCGGCTACCTGTCTACGTTACCTGGCTCAACACTTAAACTTCATTCAAAGATCATAACTGGTCAGCCAAGGtaaaaaaaatagattttctACAAGTCATTTTATTACAACATTTATCTATTTGAGTTATAAGACCATTtctttgtattattttatttgggaTTGCTTAAATGAAAGATTATTTGTGCTTTcttatatatatccaataatttttttagtaTTGCCTTAAGAACTAGGATTTTTTCAATTCGGAATGATGCGACTCCAAGTAATCAGTATTCTCCCAAAAAGCCCCCAAAATTGAGATACAAAAAATGGAATCTACTATTAAGTAACTGACTTACTTGTGGCCCAATTCATGGGTGATCGTGTGGGAGAGCATGATGCCGTTGTCCTCGTTGACGCTGCAGGATTGCTTCGGCTTGCACATGCCACCCACGTTGGCCAGGCCGAGGGTCCTGCGGATTAATCGGATATAGTTTTGGAACCCCTATATCATCATTATCATCCTTCCCCACAAGCACTCACATGCAGTTGTTGGCGCAGATGTTCTTTCGCGTGATGAGGATGGCCACGTCGTGATGGTGCGGATCCTTCTCGCTGCCCTTGTTCAACTTGTGCTGCCAACTTTGGAGGGATTTGGATGGGttatataagaaaaattatcaatttgttaaatataatatatatatgccGTCACTACATGTTCTTAAGATCAGGATTCTTTAGAACTTTATTCAATGTACtcagaaaaaacaaacaaggtAATAGATGTTCCAAAATAATATCCTTAAAGATCTTTAAGTTCTTTAAGTTAGATATTATTCAGATAATCCTTTTTTAAGTACTTgcatttaataataaaaccCACCTGCAGAACCGATCCAAGTTCTTCTGGGCATTCTGGGTGAGATTCAGCTGGAGCTGGGACTCCTCCTCGTCCAGTTGGATGATGCGCACCACCACGATCTCGATGGAGTTGCCGATGCTGGGATCCTTGTACAAGGCGGACACCATATTCATGATGGTCAGCAGGTAGCCATTGAGGTCCTTGTGAAAGGCCGACATGGTGGCATCGGCCACAATCAGGGTTTCCACATGCCTTGGACTGCTGATGGATCGTCGCCGTCTGGGAGGGATCTCCAGATGAGGATCCTGCTCCGCTTGGAACTGCGTCTCGTACTTGAACTTGGTATGCGGCACCCGATGGcttttctgctgctgctgctgctgatgatgttggAACTTGTGCTTGTGGTGCCGCCTTATCTGGCGACCTCCCTGGATCTTCACCTTGCCCCTGGACTGCCACTCCAGCCGCGTCTCCATTCGCCGGCGAGGCTCCCGGGTTCCGCAGTTGCTGACCTCAGCTCCGGATCCCGATGCTCCGACCCGTTTGCGCTTGTTTTTGTTCCGTTTCCTCGACGGATGCTTTTGGATCAATATCATTGGAATGTAATAACTGCATGGAACTGGAATAACCATCTCACCTTCGGTCTCACGGAGGAGCGCTGGAAGACCACGTGCGGATGACCGTTAGCCGGATGTGGATCGTGTTGCTTGGAGGGCTCGATGAAGTACTCGTTGCTGGACGTCCGGATGTGACCCACCTGGTAAAAAATACAGATGTTCAGATGGTTTTCTTTTGCCTAACATATCCATTTCTATAATATTTGTTGGGGAAAAAACGGCAAAGCTATGATAACATAATATATGGACAGCCCCTGGGTCCAAAAATACTTTACGTTTATAACATAATATaagcaaatatttgttttctttaagaatttttttaagcaCAGAAGCTTTCTTGATATATCAAAGTATCACAAGccattttattaatattgaagaaatgataaaaaaaattattctgCTTAGTCTTTGAACATTAAGTGTGTTAATTTTTAGATTTACAGCTAAGactatttattataaattggTGTTTATCAATGTAAATGCTAGTATTGCTTTTTTAAAACTATGTtatacataaattaaaaaaaaatgtaaaacggTTAACGTAatgtagaaaatattttttaaagaaaaatctATTGCTTGCAAAAAATCATGCATGGCTCTAACTATTTAATAACCTTTCCTTAATAACCAGCAAGATTGAAATAATCCGGGCCACTCACCAGTCCGGAGCAGGTGGAGATGGCCACATTGGTGTCCGTTTGGCCGCGCACCTTGCCATGGAAGTGGCAGTTGAGGTGCCTCGGGGTCAAAGGTGACCGCGTGCGCAAGTCCCGTCGATGCCGCTCCACCACCAAATTGGGGGCCAAGAAGTAGCTGTGCGCCGTGAGCTCCAGATGCAGTGTCTCATTCGCCAGCGGCACTTGGAGGTGCAGATCCACCGGCTGGGCATCCTGTTCCGTGGCCAAACTACGCCTCTGGCGATGCCGCCGATGGTCACGATCGTGGGCAAACTCCAGCGAGTGGGTCATAAACGACCCATCGGGATGGACTCGCCGTGGCACCACCAGCTGCCCCTCACCCGCCACCAGTTCGTCGGAATGGAGACCGTACAGAGGGCCACTAggtgctcctcctcctcctcccccATTTACACCATGTGTTTTCACGAACAGCCAAAGGCAGATTAGCAGACCCAACCAGCGACTCCTGATCCGCATCCTGTTGCACTCCATGACCATGAACCGATCCCGATCCTGATCCTGATCTAGATCCTTGTCCACAGCCCTAGCCGTTGTCCAGCCGTTGTCTCAGCAGCATGGCAGCGGTCGCATACTACGGATCTTGGGCTGGTCAAGATCAGCTCTggctaaaaaaaaagatttcaatTAGGATTTTTGCAAATATGATCTCAGTTTTCATTAGAAATTATTACACTAAAAAACAATGGCATTATGAATTCTAAGTTTCGAATtacatattgaaatcaattattgatctaatttaaattaagtaagaaatattaaatgtgatattagtaaaatttatttcaatattttatgttatgttatgtcaaagttttaaaattatcGTTTGATAATCGACGTTAATTTGAATACTTTGacataacataacataatatattaaaataaatttaactaatatcatatttaatatatcttacttaatttaaattagtgaatatttttaaatgaaatatttactttacatttttatttaatttcttttaaaattccCCTCTtgcaatattataaaaatattttattttaaaaaaaaacatattctAAAAAtgctaaatattaaatatgtatttttctAATCAATTTCTATTCATGTTAAAAGGCTATTTGAGTTCATAAGACTATAATCCCTTTGCAAAACACCAAAAACCACTATTCAAATCATAACATCCTTGTATActtgataaaatttaactttattttaatttaatatcaaaaatCACATAAAATTCGTATTAAATGTATaatcttttatatatattctctGAAGCTCTGCTTGCTTTGGGTAAAAATCGAAGTGTTTTTTCGATACGTTCCCTTTCGATTTCAGTAGCAAATTAGAGATTATTTATGATTCCCAAGTGCCTCAGTTTCTGAGTGGTAATGAGGCAATCAATCTTTGAAGTACTGTGCCTACTTTTGCGGTTCTTTTTTTGCCTATCATTGTGGTTTCGATGTAGACCTGGCGCCATCCAATCCACAAGTTGTTGTCATAGAcatccaatccaatccaaaCCCACCCAATCCGGCTGATTTGGGCTGGGATTAACCTCTGGTCTGGCATATAGAGGCCATAAAAAGAAAGAGACCACTTccagatataataaataaaaggtGATTTGCTTTTTGGCTTTTAGCAGAAACACTTTCGAGTTGGATCAGAGACAATGGTTAggcgaaaaacaaaaaaaaaaaaaaaaacactaaaGCCACGGGCCATAAAATAAAGCAAATTTTTTACCGAATGCGGCTCTTCAAAGACACCAACaaccaaaacaataaaaacaacagcaaaaaaaGCACTGGCTAGTCATTATCAAAGCGACTGGACAACTTAATTATTCAAAAGATTGACGCACTCTTATCACGATCACGATTTGTAATTTATGATAAATGTTGGCAATTccattaataaaattaaacaaaagctCATTAGCTTCAAAAGCCGATTTGCAATCGAAGGAAGAGCAAAAGATCGGACTtcttgtcaccttcaaaatttGCATACCCTGAAAATGGATTCATTTTTCTGGAGATCTCAAAGCATGGGTTTAAAATTCTTCTTTTCTCCGGAATGACGCACACTTTGGGAAATACCAGCTTGTCTAAAATGACGCCATTGATCGCATTATCGATTACCTACAATTATCGCAATATATGCACTTTTGAAGGATATCTTGGGATCATGTTAGGCAGttcattttcaaaaaaaatatttttaaatagacATAAtgaattgaaaaaattaaatattgatttGAAAAAATTTGAAACCACCTCTGAAAAGTATTGAAGTATTAGAACATTACAAAATTTCAAGTTCAGGCAAACGTTTTAATCTATTtagatacaattttttttcactATAGATAGTAAAATGTGTAGAAAaccattattaaatattttattttgtatttatcaCACTTCAATAAAAACGGTATGatcttctttctttttaaataagaattaaaagctaaaaaatattttattggaaCATCGAAAGTCGAAGATACCCCATCGATATTAGAAAGAGCATATATGGAACGCCAATGACCTTGGAGATGGCGCCTGAGGCGCAGGTGCCGTTCTTAATTCCGAATTCAATGCGAACTCATCATGGGCCATAATGATGGCAATAAAATATGCGCTTAAATATTGGATATACCCGAAATTCCCACTCCCAACGACCATTCCTGTTTCGATATTTATTCGGTGGATCTAATTCGAGACGCGGCGAAACTTGAAAGACTTCCCAGCTAAATTAGCAAGCGCCACATGATCGTATATTAAAATGTGGCCATTGTCCATCCATCCGTTTGTCCGCTTCTCCGTTTGTCCCATTATGCTGCAGTGCCTCCCATTCAGCCGGCTGAATGGCTGAATGGTTGAATGGTGGATGCCAGTAGGCGCCACTCTTAAttatcaatcaatcaatcactGCCGCCCGACGGCTCCCTCCATTAAATGTCAGCCAATTGATTGCAGACTGTCTGCCACTCCCCTCGCTTCCCCTTCCGCCCCGCCCGATCGAGATATaggtacatacatatatatatatccaccTCGTGGCCCCCATTATTCCCCTTCTTCAGGCTTCACTGGGTGCATTTTGATGGGGTGCAGGGAAATGGAAAGCATCGGGGGAACAGGACGAACACTACCTTTTGAGTATACCATCAATCAtcgaaaatattttagaaaaacgTTTATGAATATTTTGATAAATCACTATATGTGGATTATAATAATCGAAatctaatatttttaatctttttccaATTATCGTATTCTTTTGCattaaatcaaaaaacaaGTTCTCTTTAAACTGTGTAAAACTACatttttgtaataaaaaaaaataaataaaaataaaaaaataataaaaattaaaataataaattgattGTTTTAATATGCTTTTTCTACCCGTTACCcgcatacatttttaaatattttgtaaaaatctTACTGTCAATACCCATCTACGTGTcaaaaatttttcaattcggaccattcattaaaaagatataaccaaacaataataaataattatcaaACTAAATAaagtgcgagagggatggagacATATTTATACAGCAAATCGGTTCCTTACAAAATTTCACTAGCGCCACCTAGGGTGTAAGTGAAATCTCCAAATCAGCCGATAGGAATGAacgataggtggcgctatagcgttttttcaaacttaatcctaattttctaaaattcaaGACCTTGTTATATCttaaatttttagattttaatgTATGCCTACCCTAATTTGATAACGATTTTTATGTGTTTTTAAGGTACTTCCCCTTATTCCCAAAACCCCAAAGCTTATATTGAATAACTTATCATATATTTAATGGTTGAATTCACTGAGAGGGGGATGGATTGTGCAATCGAAATTCTCGGAAATGTCCCCATCAAATGCCGCATGATCTCATGTGATATTGACTTCGCCCATAGCAAATGGGTTCGTTTCGGAAATTTCACTTGAATTAAGTCTTTACTTTTCCCATCAGTTGGTCAAGTCGAAATGGCCCCACCTCCGCAAAGTCTACCAAAACTTCCTAATTTCTATATTATTCAGACGTTGGCGTTTttatttcttggtctttggGCGATTTTCAACATTTATCACAAGATTTGTCACCTCTGGTTTTTTGGTCAAGCCAACCATCGATCATTGGTGACGAATATTTATGCTAATGAAAGGCCAAATCAAGATCGGATACACgtactcctcctcctctttCCTGGCGGCCAAGACCACATACATGAGAAATGAAaaagagcaaaaaaaaagagctGAAATACCCTCTGGCTGGCAAATTTCCGATTTCACTCTGTGGAGGCCTCCAGCCGAGAGGCGAAGCAATTTGTACGCCCACCAGTTGGCCAGATCGGATCCAAGATCCCAGTATTTAAGACACACAGTTCCCAGTACACACAGCACCGAGTCCCCAGACTTTGGATTCAGACTAGGCCACAGACCGGACCAAAATGGATTGGAGTTGGATGTGGATGGCTggggtgtttttttttttttcgggggGATCCGGAGTTCGTGGCTTGGGGATACGAGTGGATTGGCTGGAAGCTCCATTGATATGTCTTGCCATTCATGCATTGTAGTTTCATTGAGAAACTCATACAAACGCATATGGAGCTGGCACACGGTTTCAGTTTTTCAATGCCCTATAAAGGAGGCATAACCGACTAAGAGTCGATAAGATTTTTCAAGgaatttgtattgtttttaGAAACTACGTTAGGATTAGTTTAAATAAGCCCAGTATAATCACAAACTctattttaatcatttttaagtGAATATTTTAATCAAAATCTATATGATTTATATTGTAAATAGGTTTTTACAAaatgatatatttaaatgtttccaataatatataattattaggcagataaagaaaaattaataGGATGCATTTTGTTTTTCAAGACAATGTCttcataaatattatattggctTTATAAGCTGGCAACAAGATCTATTTAGTAAATGGACACATGCGAGGGTGTAAAAACTTCGTATCGCCAAACATTGACTTCCTTTCTCGTTTCTTTTTCATTTATGGCgttttttttatgaatgaaATGAAGCTTTTCACGTAAAACGACGATTCCATATTGCTCGCTCGGCTATGGTTGGGTTGGCTGGGTTCCCCATAGCCCCGATCCCCGAATCTCCGAACCGAACCCAACCCCCCCCCTTCTATAATTTCGCGGCCCCGCCCTCGCCGGATCGCACGTTACTCCGATGTTTTCGCTCCTATATCTCGGGGCACATTTGAATCTCTATGGCTTCGCTCGCATGTGGGccgaaaatgtatttttatggcAACGTCGTTCGATTTattatttcatttgttttctGTTTGTGTTATTAGCGAGTACACACATGTCCGATGGTAAGAGGGtttatcttgttttttatatatgtatatatattttttgcacTGGCATTTCTTGGGGATGTTCTGGCCGTCTTTATGGACCGACGACGGATCGGATGGGCCAACTGGTCCCGgccaaaatacaaaatactaCAAAGCAAATCATTTAATTTCAGTTTATTTGTCATGACATTGTTGCCATCTCGTCGCTTGTGACCATACATGACTGGATTTATTTTTACCCTTTTTGGGAGtcgtattttattttttttttattttcgactCTGTCTGTGAGATAAAAGTGTGtgtttccattttttttctttttgtttgtcgCCATGCTGAGATCACACAGGAAATTGACTGGGGCACAAAAAAGGCAGAGGAAGTGGGAATAGCAAAAGCCCTAAAAGTCATAGATCGATGGTGTTGATATGATACCAAAATACAATAGATGGGGGTGTTATAATGATCATTTAGTTCGCTATTTATTGGAATCACTTATCAATGATCTAAAGTCTGTTGAtcaatctttaccatttatGAGATAATTTGAGGCAAAACATTGGTTaactttatatttattttgaatggCTCGTTAGAGTCCGAACCTTTATAATTACATTCTTTAGCAGCTTAGTTTGGTAATGAGATTAGTGAAATCTATTTAACAATAACTAagcttttatatatatttaaatcttCTGCTACATTAAACTAACTAAGTAATGTTTGGATCTATTAAGTtttagattttaattttaagaaatgaTAATGGTATTCCAAAAACTGCACACCAAAttgattaattttattattaagcTTACTGGATCACTGGatgcaataaatattaaacgtTCTACATTAAAACCCAACAGAGTGAATTTAACCACTAAAACAGCTAATCAGAtccttataaatatttttaaaactatattAAAGTTTCAATAATATTTAACCAGCAACAAAACAAGCATGAAAGATACATATCTTATACCATCGCTGTATCGAAGATATATCACATTCTTCGGATGCCCCGACTCACCGATTCCGAATTCGAACTGGAATATCCAATTCCGAAAGGCGCCGTTGGTGAAGCCCGCAAATATTTTAACCGCAAATAAAAGCAAAAGCCCGACGGCAGCAGTTTAGCTTaagctttttttattttagaggCGGCGATTATAACGCCAGGTAGGAGAACCCAAACCCAGACAACCGCTCTTTCACAACAATGGCCGAAGATTTCACAAGTCGCGAACTTCGGTTCACTTTGGTTCACAggtaaaaaaagaaatgccCAAACAGGGCAAAAAAAAAGCGCGTTTTTCAAAACACTGATGTTACGTTTCGAATCAATAACACTCACATATAGGCATGCGCACA includes these proteins:
- the LOC119557547 gene encoding A disintegrin and metalloproteinase with thrombospondin motifs 7 isoform X2 produces the protein MVMECNRMRIRSRWLGLLICLWLFVKTHGVNGGGGGGAPSGPLYGLHSDELVAGEGQLVVPRRVHPDGSFMTHSLEFAHDRDHRRHRQRRSLATEQDAQPVDLHLQVPLANETLHLELTAHSYFLAPNLVVERHRRDLRTRSPLTPRHLNCHFHGKVRGQTDTNVAISTCSGLVGHIRTSSNEYFIEPSKQHDPHPANGHPHVVFQRSSVRPKHPSRKRNKNKRKRVGASGSGAEVSNCGTREPRRRMETRLEWQSRGKVKIQGGRQIRRHHKHKFQHHQQQQQQKSHRVPHTKFKYETQFQAEQDPHLEIPPRRRRSISSPRHVETLIVADATMSAFHKDLNGYLLTIMNMVSALYKDPSIGNSIEIVVVRIIQLDEEESQLQLNLTQNAQKNLDRFCSWQHKLNKGSEKDPHHHDVAILITRKNICANNCMTLGLANVGGMCKPKQSCSVNEDNGIMLSHTITHELGHNFGMFHDTAKIGCHPRVGPIVHIMTPTFGADTLQVCWSNCSRKYITHFLDQGLGECLDDPPTPLDEYNYTGELPGMRYNARGQCRLQFNLTTDSEVGACSTPNEFCSTLWCRVNGECVTHMRPTAPGTLCGRNKWCQNGKCVRREELAAVNGGWGDWSEWSECSRSCGGGVSTQQRECDNPVPANGGVFCIGERKRYKICRKRPCPEEEPSFRAQQCARFDNVSYQGATYKWLPFFDKNNPCKLFCSDVDDTIIANWGSTVLDGTPCTLGTNNMCIDGICKLVAIGSSTRRCRTIAAVSAAVLAISASR